One Physeter macrocephalus isolate SW-GA chromosome 19, ASM283717v5, whole genome shotgun sequence genomic window carries:
- the AQP4 gene encoding aquaporin-4 isoform X4 gives MVAFKGVWTQAFWKAVTAEFLAMLIFVLLSLGSTINWGGAEKPLPVDMVLISLCFGLSIATMVQCFGHISGGHINPAVTVAMVCTRKISIAKSVFYIAAQCLGAIIGAGILYLVTPPSVVGGLGVTTVHGNLSAGHGLLVELIITFQLVFTIFASCDSKRTDVTGSIALAIGFSVAIGHLFAINYTGASMNPARSFGPAVIMGNWENHWIYWVGPIIGAVLAGGLYEYVFCPDVELKRRFKEAFNKAAQQTKGSYMEVEDNRSQVETDDLILKPGVVHVIDIDRGEEKKGKDPSGEVLSSV, from the exons ATGGTGGCCTTCAAAGGGGTCTGGACTCAAGCTTTCTGGAAGGCAGTCACAGCCGAATTTCTGGCTATGCTTATTTTTGTCCTGCTCAGCCTGGGATCCACCATCAACTGGGGTGGAGCAGAAAAGCCCTTACCTGTCGACATGGTTCTCATCTCCCTCTGCTTTGGACTCAGCATTGCAACTATGGTCCAGTGCTTTGGCCACATCAGTGGTGGCCACATCAACCCCGCCGTGACGGTGGCCATGGTGTGCACGAGGAAAATTAGCATTGCCAAGTCTGTCTTCTACATCGCAGCCCAGTGCCTGGGTGCCATCATTGGAGCTGGGATTCTCTATCTGGTCACGCCTCCCAGTGTGGTGGGAGGCCTGGGAGTCACAACG gtTCATGGAAATCTTAGCGCTGGTCACGGTCTCCTGGTGGAGTTGATAATCACATTTCAGTTGGTGTTTACTATTTTTGCCAGCTGTGATTCCAAACGGACTGATGTCACTGGTTCCATAGCTTTAGCAATTGGATTCTCTGTTGCAATTGGACATTTATTTGCA ATCAATTACACTGGTGCCAGCATGAACCCCGCCCGATCCTTTGGACCTGCAGTTATCATGGGAAATTGGGAAAACCACTGG ATATATTGGGTTGGACCAATAATAGGAGCTGTCCTCGCTGGTGGCCTTTATGAGTATGTCTTCTGTCCAGATGTTGAACTCAAACGTCGTTTTAAAGAAGCCTTCAACAAAGCTGCCCAGCAAACAAAAGGGAGCTACATGGAGGTGGAGGACAACAGGAGCCAGGTAGAGACTGACGACTTGATTCTAAAACCTGGAGTCGTGCACGTGATCGACATTGACCGGGGtgaggaaaagaaggggaaagaccCATCCGGAGAGGTGCTATCTTCAGTATGA
- the AQP4 gene encoding aquaporin-4 isoform X1 — protein MSDRPAARQWGKCGPLCRRESIMVAFKGVWTQAFWKAVTAEFLAMLIFVLLSLGSTINWGGAEKPLPVDMVLISLCFGLSIATMVQCFGHISGGHINPAVTVAMVCTRKISIAKSVFYIAAQCLGAIIGAGILYLVTPPSVVGGLGVTTVHGNLSAGHGLLVELIITFQLVFTIFASCDSKRTDVTGSIALAIGFSVAIGHLFAINYTGASMNPARSFGPAVIMGNWENHWIYWVGPIIGAVLAGGLYEYVFCPDVELKRRFKEAFNKAAQQTKGSYMEVEDNRSQVETDDLILKPGVVHVIDIDRGEEKKGKDPSGEVLSSV, from the exons ATGAGTGACAGACCCGCAGCCAGGCAGTGGGG taagTGTGGACCTTTGTGTAGAAGAGAGAGTATCATGGTGGCCTTCAAAGGGGTCTGGACTCAAGCTTTCTGGAAGGCAGTCACAGCCGAATTTCTGGCTATGCTTATTTTTGTCCTGCTCAGCCTGGGATCCACCATCAACTGGGGTGGAGCAGAAAAGCCCTTACCTGTCGACATGGTTCTCATCTCCCTCTGCTTTGGACTCAGCATTGCAACTATGGTCCAGTGCTTTGGCCACATCAGTGGTGGCCACATCAACCCCGCCGTGACGGTGGCCATGGTGTGCACGAGGAAAATTAGCATTGCCAAGTCTGTCTTCTACATCGCAGCCCAGTGCCTGGGTGCCATCATTGGAGCTGGGATTCTCTATCTGGTCACGCCTCCCAGTGTGGTGGGAGGCCTGGGAGTCACAACG gtTCATGGAAATCTTAGCGCTGGTCACGGTCTCCTGGTGGAGTTGATAATCACATTTCAGTTGGTGTTTACTATTTTTGCCAGCTGTGATTCCAAACGGACTGATGTCACTGGTTCCATAGCTTTAGCAATTGGATTCTCTGTTGCAATTGGACATTTATTTGCA ATCAATTACACTGGTGCCAGCATGAACCCCGCCCGATCCTTTGGACCTGCAGTTATCATGGGAAATTGGGAAAACCACTGG ATATATTGGGTTGGACCAATAATAGGAGCTGTCCTCGCTGGTGGCCTTTATGAGTATGTCTTCTGTCCAGATGTTGAACTCAAACGTCGTTTTAAAGAAGCCTTCAACAAAGCTGCCCAGCAAACAAAAGGGAGCTACATGGAGGTGGAGGACAACAGGAGCCAGGTAGAGACTGACGACTTGATTCTAAAACCTGGAGTCGTGCACGTGATCGACATTGACCGGGGtgaggaaaagaaggggaaagaccCATCCGGAGAGGTGCTATCTTCAGTATGA
- the AQP4 gene encoding aquaporin-4 isoform X2, with protein sequence MTLWSKCGPLCRRESIMVAFKGVWTQAFWKAVTAEFLAMLIFVLLSLGSTINWGGAEKPLPVDMVLISLCFGLSIATMVQCFGHISGGHINPAVTVAMVCTRKISIAKSVFYIAAQCLGAIIGAGILYLVTPPSVVGGLGVTTVHGNLSAGHGLLVELIITFQLVFTIFASCDSKRTDVTGSIALAIGFSVAIGHLFAINYTGASMNPARSFGPAVIMGNWENHWIYWVGPIIGAVLAGGLYEYVFCPDVELKRRFKEAFNKAAQQTKGSYMEVEDNRSQVETDDLILKPGVVHVIDIDRGEEKKGKDPSGEVLSSV encoded by the exons ATGACCCTCTGGAG taagTGTGGACCTTTGTGTAGAAGAGAGAGTATCATGGTGGCCTTCAAAGGGGTCTGGACTCAAGCTTTCTGGAAGGCAGTCACAGCCGAATTTCTGGCTATGCTTATTTTTGTCCTGCTCAGCCTGGGATCCACCATCAACTGGGGTGGAGCAGAAAAGCCCTTACCTGTCGACATGGTTCTCATCTCCCTCTGCTTTGGACTCAGCATTGCAACTATGGTCCAGTGCTTTGGCCACATCAGTGGTGGCCACATCAACCCCGCCGTGACGGTGGCCATGGTGTGCACGAGGAAAATTAGCATTGCCAAGTCTGTCTTCTACATCGCAGCCCAGTGCCTGGGTGCCATCATTGGAGCTGGGATTCTCTATCTGGTCACGCCTCCCAGTGTGGTGGGAGGCCTGGGAGTCACAACG gtTCATGGAAATCTTAGCGCTGGTCACGGTCTCCTGGTGGAGTTGATAATCACATTTCAGTTGGTGTTTACTATTTTTGCCAGCTGTGATTCCAAACGGACTGATGTCACTGGTTCCATAGCTTTAGCAATTGGATTCTCTGTTGCAATTGGACATTTATTTGCA ATCAATTACACTGGTGCCAGCATGAACCCCGCCCGATCCTTTGGACCTGCAGTTATCATGGGAAATTGGGAAAACCACTGG ATATATTGGGTTGGACCAATAATAGGAGCTGTCCTCGCTGGTGGCCTTTATGAGTATGTCTTCTGTCCAGATGTTGAACTCAAACGTCGTTTTAAAGAAGCCTTCAACAAAGCTGCCCAGCAAACAAAAGGGAGCTACATGGAGGTGGAGGACAACAGGAGCCAGGTAGAGACTGACGACTTGATTCTAAAACCTGGAGTCGTGCACGTGATCGACATTGACCGGGGtgaggaaaagaaggggaaagaccCATCCGGAGAGGTGCTATCTTCAGTATGA
- the AQP4 gene encoding aquaporin-4 isoform X3: MSDRPAARQWGKCGPLCRRESIMVAFKGVWTQAFWKAVTAEFLAMLIFVLLSLGSTINWGGAEKPLPVDMVLISLCFGLSIATMVQCFGHISGGHINPAVTVAMVCTRKISIAKSVFYIAAQCLGAIIGAGILYLVTPPSVVGGLGVTTINYTGASMNPARSFGPAVIMGNWENHWIYWVGPIIGAVLAGGLYEYVFCPDVELKRRFKEAFNKAAQQTKGSYMEVEDNRSQVETDDLILKPGVVHVIDIDRGEEKKGKDPSGEVLSSV, from the exons ATGAGTGACAGACCCGCAGCCAGGCAGTGGGG taagTGTGGACCTTTGTGTAGAAGAGAGAGTATCATGGTGGCCTTCAAAGGGGTCTGGACTCAAGCTTTCTGGAAGGCAGTCACAGCCGAATTTCTGGCTATGCTTATTTTTGTCCTGCTCAGCCTGGGATCCACCATCAACTGGGGTGGAGCAGAAAAGCCCTTACCTGTCGACATGGTTCTCATCTCCCTCTGCTTTGGACTCAGCATTGCAACTATGGTCCAGTGCTTTGGCCACATCAGTGGTGGCCACATCAACCCCGCCGTGACGGTGGCCATGGTGTGCACGAGGAAAATTAGCATTGCCAAGTCTGTCTTCTACATCGCAGCCCAGTGCCTGGGTGCCATCATTGGAGCTGGGATTCTCTATCTGGTCACGCCTCCCAGTGTGGTGGGAGGCCTGGGAGTCACAACG ATCAATTACACTGGTGCCAGCATGAACCCCGCCCGATCCTTTGGACCTGCAGTTATCATGGGAAATTGGGAAAACCACTGG ATATATTGGGTTGGACCAATAATAGGAGCTGTCCTCGCTGGTGGCCTTTATGAGTATGTCTTCTGTCCAGATGTTGAACTCAAACGTCGTTTTAAAGAAGCCTTCAACAAAGCTGCCCAGCAAACAAAAGGGAGCTACATGGAGGTGGAGGACAACAGGAGCCAGGTAGAGACTGACGACTTGATTCTAAAACCTGGAGTCGTGCACGTGATCGACATTGACCGGGGtgaggaaaagaaggggaaagaccCATCCGGAGAGGTGCTATCTTCAGTATGA